Proteins co-encoded in one Actinomadura luteofluorescens genomic window:
- a CDS encoding MFS transporter, with translation MNTNTTTGETTGGGAAAQGARPPSALREWLGVAAITASLFAFLTTELMPVGILTPVSAGLGVSVGVAGLMVTVYGVSAGLGVPFIVAWSRRVDRRVLLPALLVVLAAGNLVTALSPAFPLILATRLTMGFANGVFWAIGVSMAMRLVPERHASRAAAVVMSGISIAAVVGMPLGTFLEDLTGWRTTFLIWSGLSALVLLAVTVVVPSLPSRNAVPVREVFALLVTNVRLRTVMVTVVLFVLGHFGAYTFVRPFMEDGASASSASITGLLMAYGIGGAVGNFIAGHTATRHLRATFITACSGLVASLLLLLAVGHQAAAPVVLLVVWGVSFGAWQLCQVNMTLAAAPETFEAAMSLNTLAYNTSIAVGALFGGLFADHLGVRSVLWFGAALTAASLLVTLAGAGRGPRRSADAR, from the coding sequence GCCCAGGGCGCGCGCCCGCCCTCGGCCCTTCGAGAATGGCTGGGGGTCGCGGCGATCACGGCCAGCCTGTTCGCCTTCCTCACCACCGAGCTGATGCCCGTCGGCATCCTCACCCCCGTGAGCGCCGGCCTCGGGGTCTCGGTCGGGGTCGCCGGGCTGATGGTCACCGTGTACGGCGTCTCGGCCGGGCTGGGCGTGCCCTTCATCGTGGCGTGGAGCAGGCGCGTCGACCGCCGCGTCCTGCTGCCGGCGCTGCTGGTGGTCCTGGCGGCGGGGAACCTGGTCACCGCCCTCTCCCCCGCCTTTCCGCTGATCCTCGCCACGCGGCTCACCATGGGCTTCGCCAACGGCGTCTTCTGGGCCATCGGCGTGAGCATGGCGATGCGCCTCGTCCCGGAACGGCACGCGAGCAGGGCGGCCGCGGTCGTGATGTCCGGCATCTCGATCGCCGCCGTGGTGGGCATGCCGCTCGGGACGTTCCTGGAAGACCTCACCGGCTGGCGGACCACGTTCCTCATCTGGAGCGGCCTCAGCGCGCTGGTACTCCTGGCGGTCACCGTCGTGGTCCCGTCCCTGCCGTCGCGGAACGCCGTCCCCGTCCGCGAGGTGTTCGCCCTCCTGGTCACGAACGTGCGGCTGCGCACGGTGATGGTCACCGTGGTGCTGTTCGTCCTCGGCCACTTCGGGGCGTACACGTTCGTGCGGCCGTTCATGGAGGACGGCGCGAGCGCCTCGTCCGCCTCCATCACCGGGCTCCTGATGGCCTACGGCATCGGGGGCGCCGTGGGGAACTTCATCGCCGGGCACACCGCGACCAGGCACCTGCGGGCGACCTTCATCACCGCCTGCTCGGGCCTCGTGGCCTCGTTGCTGCTGCTCCTCGCCGTCGGGCACCAGGCGGCCGCGCCGGTCGTCCTGCTCGTCGTGTGGGGAGTGTCCTTCGGTGCCTGGCAGCTGTGCCAGGTGAACATGACGCTCGCCGCCGCGCCCGAGACGTTCGAGGCCGCGATGTCGCTCAACACCCTGGCCTACAACACCTCCATCGCGGTCGGCGCGCTGTTCGGCGGGCTGTTCGCCGACCACCTGGGCGTCAGGAGCGTCCTGTGGTTCGGCGCCGCGCTCACGGCGGCGTCGCTGCTCGTCACGCTCGCCGGCGCCGGCCGCGGGCCGCGCCGGTCAGCAGATGCGCGGTAG
- the hypE gene encoding hydrogenase expression/formation protein HypE, whose product MTVREEQVLERIERARARKARLREDTITLAHGAGGKATRTLVEAVFRESFANPLLDRMDDSARFAVNGADLAFTTDCHVVSPLFFPGGDIGDLAVNGTVNDLAVCGARPLHLSAGFILEEGFPVADLRRVTESMRRAADAAGVDIVTGDTKVVERGKADGCFVTTAGVGVVRSRLSGEIRPGDIVLVTGPVGEHGVTIMLARGELDLEADVVSDTAPLTCLLADLADACPGGLRRMRDATRGGVATVLNELASDAGAAVVVEEDAIPVRPAVRGACELLGIDPMYVACEGRAVVVVAPECEGAALAALRAHPLGEEAAVIGRVTDDPSGLVLLKTAFGGTRIVDLLVGDPLPRIC is encoded by the coding sequence ATGACCGTCCGCGAGGAGCAGGTTCTGGAGCGCATCGAGCGCGCGCGGGCCCGCAAGGCCAGGCTCCGCGAGGACACGATCACGCTCGCGCACGGTGCCGGCGGCAAGGCCACCCGCACGCTGGTCGAGGCCGTGTTCCGGGAGTCGTTCGCCAACCCGCTCCTGGACCGGATGGACGACTCGGCGCGGTTCGCGGTGAACGGCGCCGACCTCGCCTTCACCACCGACTGCCACGTCGTGTCGCCGCTGTTCTTCCCCGGCGGCGACATCGGCGACCTGGCCGTCAACGGCACCGTCAACGACCTCGCCGTCTGCGGCGCGAGGCCGCTGCACCTGTCGGCCGGGTTCATCCTCGAGGAGGGCTTCCCCGTCGCCGACCTGCGCCGCGTCACCGAGTCGATGCGGCGCGCGGCGGACGCGGCGGGCGTCGACATCGTCACCGGCGACACCAAGGTCGTCGAGCGCGGGAAGGCCGACGGGTGCTTCGTCACCACCGCCGGCGTGGGGGTCGTGCGGTCCCGGCTGAGCGGGGAGATCCGCCCCGGCGACATCGTGCTGGTGACGGGCCCGGTCGGCGAGCACGGCGTCACGATCATGCTGGCGCGCGGCGAGCTGGACCTGGAGGCCGACGTCGTGTCGGACACCGCGCCGCTGACCTGCCTGCTCGCCGATCTGGCCGACGCGTGCCCGGGCGGTCTGCGCCGGATGCGGGACGCGACCCGGGGCGGCGTGGCGACCGTCCTCAACGAGCTGGCGTCGGACGCCGGGGCCGCCGTGGTGGTGGAGGAGGACGCGATCCCGGTGCGCCCGGCCGTCCGGGGGGCCTGCGAGCTGCTCGGGATCGACCCGATGTACGTCGCGTGCGAGGGCCGCGCCGTGGTCGTGGTCGCCCCCGAGTGCGAGGGGGCCGCGCTGGCGGCGCTGCGGGCGCACCCGCTGGGCGAGGAGGCCGCCGTCATCGGGCGCGTGACGGACGACCCGTCCGGCCTCGTCCTGCTGAAGACGGCCTTCGGCGGCACCCGCATCGTGGACCTGCTGGTCGGCGACCCGCTACCGCGCATCTGCTGA
- the hypD gene encoding hydrogenase formation protein HypD, translating to MRFVDEYRDAERARALAASITALCEPGRHYKFMEVCGGHTHTIYKHGLEDYLPEGISLVHGPGCPVCVIPMGRVDDAIHIASQPDVIMTSFGDMMRVPGGRGSFLDAKAAGADIRMVYSPLDALKIAERNPSRRVVFMGIGFETTAPSTAMTVLRAAAAGTRNFSVFCNHVTILPAIKAILDSPDLRLDGFLGPGHVSTVIGCGPYSFITGDYGKPLVVAGFEPLDILQSVHMLLAQLAEGRSEVENQYGRVVPWDGNPRALEAISKVMEPRPYFEWRGLGFISHSALRMKEEYAAFDAERVFDIPGGRVADPKACQCGEVLKGVLRPWECKVFGTACTPETPIGTCMVSSEGACAAYYNFGRFTRERISEVGRGGGADRAGEPGGVREPVR from the coding sequence ATGCGCTTCGTCGACGAGTACCGGGACGCGGAGCGGGCGAGGGCGCTCGCGGCCTCGATCACCGCGCTGTGCGAGCCCGGGCGGCACTACAAGTTCATGGAGGTGTGCGGCGGCCACACGCACACCATCTACAAGCACGGCCTGGAGGACTACCTGCCGGAGGGCATCTCGCTGGTGCACGGGCCGGGCTGCCCGGTGTGCGTGATCCCGATGGGGCGGGTGGACGACGCGATCCACATCGCGTCCCAGCCGGACGTCATCATGACGTCGTTCGGGGACATGATGCGGGTGCCGGGCGGCAGGGGGTCGTTCCTGGACGCCAAGGCCGCCGGCGCGGACATCCGGATGGTGTACTCGCCGCTGGACGCGCTGAAGATCGCCGAGCGGAACCCGTCGCGGCGCGTGGTGTTCATGGGGATCGGGTTCGAGACGACCGCGCCGTCCACGGCGATGACGGTACTGCGGGCAGCCGCCGCGGGAACCCGGAACTTCTCGGTGTTCTGCAACCACGTGACGATCCTTCCGGCGATCAAGGCGATCCTCGACTCGCCGGACCTGCGCCTGGACGGCTTCCTCGGCCCGGGCCACGTGTCCACCGTGATCGGCTGCGGGCCCTACTCGTTCATCACCGGCGACTACGGGAAGCCGCTGGTCGTCGCCGGGTTCGAGCCGCTGGACATCCTGCAGTCGGTGCACATGCTGCTGGCCCAGCTCGCCGAGGGCCGCTCGGAGGTCGAGAACCAGTACGGGCGGGTCGTCCCGTGGGACGGCAACCCCCGGGCGCTGGAGGCGATCTCCAAGGTCATGGAGCCGCGGCCGTACTTCGAGTGGCGCGGCCTCGGCTTCATCTCGCACTCCGCGCTCCGGATGAAGGAGGAGTACGCCGCCTTCGACGCCGAACGCGTCTTCGACATCCCGGGCGGTCGGGTCGCCGATCCGAAGGCGTGCCAGTGCGGCGAGGTGCTCAAGGGCGTCCTGAGGCCGTGGGAGTGCAAGGTGTTCGGGACGGCCTGCACGCCGGAGACGCCGATCGGGACGTGCATGGTCTCGTCCGAGGGCGCGTGCGCCGCGTACTACAACTTCGGCCGCTTCACCCGCGAGCGGATCAGCGAGGTCGGACGGGGCGGCGGGGCGGACCGGGCTGGGGAGCCCGGCGGGGTGAGGGAGCCGGTGCGATGA
- a CDS encoding HypC/HybG/HupF family hydrogenase formation chaperone has product MCLAIPGEIVEIMPDRPVAKVDVTGVRRAVNIALLDGERLAAGDWVLIHVGFAMSKIDEDEARATLALLEGLGEAYDDEIDALRESRID; this is encoded by the coding sequence ATGTGCCTGGCGATACCGGGCGAGATCGTGGAGATCATGCCGGACCGCCCGGTGGCGAAGGTGGACGTGACCGGCGTCCGGCGGGCGGTGAACATCGCCCTGCTCGACGGGGAGCGGCTCGCCGCCGGCGACTGGGTCCTCATCCATGTCGGGTTCGCGATGTCCAAGATCGACGAGGACGAGGCGCGGGCGACGCTGGCGCTGCTGGAGGGCCTCGGCGAGGCCTACGACGACGAGATCGACGCGCTGCGGGAATCGAGGATCGACTGA
- a CDS encoding D-sedoheptulose-7-phosphate isomerase — protein sequence MLYPFLYAGGSGLDTLLEDVRRSTREKADEIVRLREAVLERYGEDLAACAARMAGAFRSGGRLFTFGNGGSSTDAQDVAALFLNPGGSARPLPALALTTDVAVVTALSNDVGFEVVFARQLAAFGRPGDIALALSTSGNSDNLIAALREAARRGMTVVGLAGYTGGQMAETPGLHHLFTVPSSSVHRVQEAQTTIYHALWELTQLELAGEAF from the coding sequence ATGCTCTATCCCTTCCTGTACGCGGGCGGTTCGGGGCTGGACACCCTGCTGGAGGACGTGCGCCGCTCGACGCGTGAGAAGGCCGACGAGATCGTCCGGCTGCGCGAGGCCGTCCTGGAGCGGTACGGCGAGGACCTCGCGGCGTGCGCCGCGCGGATGGCGGGCGCGTTCCGCTCCGGCGGCCGGCTCTTCACGTTCGGCAACGGCGGCAGCTCCACGGACGCGCAGGACGTCGCCGCGCTGTTCCTCAACCCGGGCGGGTCCGCGCGGCCGCTGCCGGCGCTGGCGCTGACGACCGACGTCGCCGTGGTCACCGCGCTGTCCAACGACGTCGGGTTCGAGGTGGTGTTCGCGCGGCAGCTCGCCGCGTTCGGGCGTCCGGGCGACATCGCGCTGGCACTGTCCACCAGCGGGAACTCCGACAACCTGATCGCGGCGCTGCGGGAGGCGGCGCGGCGCGGGATGACGGTGGTCGGGCTCGCCGGATACACCGGGGGGCAGATGGCGGAGACGCCCGGCCTGCACCACCTGTTCACCGTCCCGTCGTCGTCGGTGCACCGCGTCCAGGAGGCGCAGACGACGATCTACCACGCGCTCTGGGAACTGACGCAGCTCGAACTGGCGGGGGAGGCCTTCTGA
- a CDS encoding HypC/HybG/HupF family hydrogenase formation chaperone yields MSGCTGDHCVTCADEAVPVVVARLLGDGLADVDVGGGRLERVSVALVDAGVGDTVLVHAKEAIGVVAT; encoded by the coding sequence GTGAGCGGGTGCACGGGCGACCACTGCGTGACCTGCGCGGACGAGGCCGTCCCGGTCGTCGTCGCGCGGCTGCTCGGCGACGGCCTCGCGGACGTCGACGTCGGCGGCGGGCGGCTCGAACGGGTCAGCGTGGCGCTGGTGGACGCCGGGGTCGGCGACACCGTGCTCGTCCACGCCAAGGAGGCGATCGGGGTCGTGGCGACGTGA
- a CDS encoding SIS domain-containing protein, whose protein sequence is MTAAVTEVFRRRAAPGAALAGEAGAIAAACHAMAARFHAGGRLLTFGTGAAATDAQHVAVEFVHPVIVGKRALPALSLTGDVATLTGVGAGAGFDEVFAHQVRCFGGPDDIAFGISPDGRCGSVLRAMECARDRGMLTVALAGGDGGALAGTVEHLVTVPSGDPRVVKEVHVTAYHVLWELVHVFLEQPGVLGQEVTA, encoded by the coding sequence GTGACCGCCGCCGTGACGGAGGTGTTCCGGCGCCGCGCCGCGCCGGGCGCCGCGCTCGCCGGGGAGGCGGGCGCCATCGCCGCGGCCTGCCACGCGATGGCGGCCCGCTTCCACGCCGGGGGACGCCTGCTCACCTTCGGGACCGGCGCCGCGGCGACCGACGCGCAGCACGTCGCGGTCGAGTTCGTGCACCCGGTGATCGTCGGCAAGCGGGCGCTGCCCGCGCTGTCGCTCACCGGCGACGTCGCGACGCTCACCGGCGTCGGCGCCGGCGCGGGGTTCGACGAGGTGTTCGCCCACCAGGTCCGCTGCTTCGGCGGCCCGGACGACATCGCGTTCGGGATCTCGCCGGACGGCCGCTGCGGCAGCGTCCTGCGCGCCATGGAGTGCGCCCGGGACCGCGGCATGCTGACGGTCGCGCTGGCGGGCGGGGACGGGGGGGCGCTCGCCGGGACGGTCGAGCACCTGGTCACCGTGCCGTCCGGCGACCCGCGCGTCGTGAAGGAGGTGCACGTCACCGCGTACCACGTGCTGTGGGAGCTGGTGCACGTGTTCCTGGAGCAGCCGGGCGTGCTCGGCCAGGAGGTGACGGCGTGA
- a CDS encoding DUF892 family protein, with protein sequence MTTIERRLVGHLKDAHALQEHAEAALSEMLTAAADEPELRRPLGHYAERSRAYTRAIEARLHAHGSSPSIARDAGTLLASVLEGGIGHGHRDPVKHMRDAYVAVHLQIAAGETLRRLADRAGDGETAGIAAAMCEDAHAISHELSDRWDLAVDMSLRARHAPPAGDGR encoded by the coding sequence ATGACGACGATCGAGCGGCGGCTCGTCGGCCATCTGAAGGACGCGCACGCGCTCCAGGAGCACGCCGAGGCCGCGCTGAGCGAGATGCTGACCGCGGCGGCGGACGAGCCGGAGCTGCGCCGGCCGCTCGGCCACTACGCCGAGCGGTCGCGGGCGTACACCAGGGCGATCGAGGCGCGGCTGCACGCGCACGGGTCGTCCCCGAGCATCGCGCGCGACGCCGGGACGCTGCTGGCGTCGGTGCTGGAGGGCGGCATCGGCCACGGCCACCGCGACCCCGTGAAGCACATGCGGGACGCCTACGTCGCCGTCCACCTGCAGATCGCGGCGGGCGAGACGCTGCGGCGCCTCGCCGACCGCGCCGGGGACGGCGAGACGGCGGGGATCGCGGCGGCGATGTGCGAGGACGCCCACGCGATCTCGCACGAGCTGTCGGACCGCTGGGACCTCGCCGTGGACATGTCGCTGCGCGCCCGGCACGCCCCGCCCGCGGGGGACGGCCGGTGA
- a CDS encoding hydrogenase maturation protease, producing the protein MSGEGESAGGRGTAPGSRVRLRPRGGADIFDLALLGRTAVVERVEEDMEGGVHLVVALDDDPGRDLGPYNQLGHRFFVRPDEVEPLPGEAPSRTVLVAGIGNVFHGDDGFGVEVVRRLRARPRPPGVDVVDFGIRGLDLMYALGDGYEAAVLVDAAERGHAPGTVSLVEPGPDDFGGVAVDAHGLDPARVLRLARDNGRVPPRILLVACEPSARTTDATWEMRLSAPVAAGVEEAAALVERLLAEEFTQELAQEGAGG; encoded by the coding sequence GTGAGCGGGGAAGGCGAGAGCGCGGGCGGGCGGGGGACGGCTCCGGGGAGCCGGGTCCGGCTGCGGCCCCGCGGCGGCGCGGACATCTTCGACCTGGCGCTCCTCGGGCGCACCGCCGTCGTCGAGCGCGTCGAGGAGGACATGGAGGGCGGGGTGCACCTGGTCGTCGCGCTGGACGACGACCCGGGCCGCGACCTCGGCCCCTACAACCAGCTCGGGCACCGCTTCTTCGTCCGGCCGGACGAGGTCGAGCCGCTGCCCGGTGAGGCGCCGTCCCGCACGGTGCTCGTCGCGGGGATCGGGAACGTCTTCCACGGCGACGACGGGTTCGGCGTGGAGGTCGTCCGGCGGCTGCGGGCCCGTCCCCGGCCGCCCGGCGTGGACGTGGTCGACTTCGGCATCCGCGGCCTCGACCTCATGTACGCGCTTGGCGACGGGTACGAGGCGGCGGTCCTGGTCGACGCGGCGGAGCGCGGTCACGCGCCCGGCACCGTGTCGCTGGTCGAGCCTGGGCCGGACGACTTCGGCGGCGTCGCCGTCGACGCGCACGGCCTCGACCCGGCGCGGGTGCTGCGGCTGGCCCGGGACAACGGCCGGGTCCCGCCGCGCATCCTGCTCGTCGCGTGCGAGCCGTCGGCGCGGACCACGGACGCCACCTGGGAGATGAGGCTCAGCGCGCCGGTCGCCGCGGGGGTCGAGGAGGCCGCCGCGCTGGTCGAGCGGCTGCTGGCGGAGGAATTCACGCAGGAACTCGCGCAGGAGGGAGCGGGGGGATGA
- a CDS encoding DUF6084 family protein, with translation MTGTPELGLDLLGIEPEAFAATPTLSLRIGLRRLDGGPVQCVLLTTTVTIAAARRGYDDAERDRLAGVFGPPEMWDRSLRGLTWARVGATVPTFRGAAEATLSLPCGHDMQVAADRYLHALGGGDVPLDLAFNGTVFYPGEDGALRTGQIPWHHEATGDLPLQVWRDLMGRYYGTARWLRLDDDCFGRLSAYRARRAHSSFDDTVDELLRHAEKRREEEEWTV, from the coding sequence ATGACCGGGACACCGGAGCTGGGGCTCGATCTGCTCGGCATCGAGCCGGAGGCGTTCGCGGCGACGCCGACGCTGAGCCTGCGGATCGGGCTGCGGCGGCTGGACGGCGGGCCCGTCCAGTGCGTGCTGCTCACCACGACGGTGACGATCGCGGCGGCGCGCCGCGGCTACGACGACGCCGAGCGCGACCGGCTCGCCGGGGTGTTCGGCCCGCCGGAGATGTGGGACCGGTCGCTGCGCGGCCTGACCTGGGCGCGGGTCGGCGCCACCGTGCCGACGTTCCGCGGCGCGGCGGAGGCGACGCTGTCCCTGCCGTGCGGGCACGACATGCAGGTCGCGGCCGACCGGTACCTGCACGCGCTCGGCGGCGGCGACGTCCCGCTCGACCTGGCCTTCAACGGGACGGTCTTCTATCCCGGCGAGGACGGCGCGCTGCGCACCGGGCAGATCCCGTGGCATCACGAGGCCACCGGCGACCTGCCCCTCCAGGTGTGGCGGGACCTCATGGGCCGCTACTACGGCACCGCCCGCTGGCTGCGGCTGGACGACGACTGCTTCGGCCGTCTGTCGGCCTACCGGGCGCGCCGCGCGCACTCCTCGTTCGACGACACGGTCGACGAACTGCTGCGCCACGCCGAGAAGCGACGCGAGGAGGAAGAGTGGACCGTTTAA
- a CDS encoding DUF5947 family protein: MTPELRTPRLAALASAPPRPVPPPAGAAERCELCAAPLHDAHRHLLDLEKGELLCACGACSVLFDGQAAGGRHYRLIPDRRRELTGFRLDGPLWAGLGIPVDLAFFSVSGTGEVTARYPSPAGALHADVHAGSWRRLAEANPFLAELRPDVEALVVHRARDAAEHWILPIDDCYRLTALLREHWTGFTGGEAVWHHIGAFFTELRTAQAATEEMRGTR; the protein is encoded by the coding sequence ATGACGCCGGAGCTCCGCACGCCGAGGCTGGCCGCGCTGGCCTCGGCTCCGCCTCGCCCGGTGCCGCCGCCGGCCGGGGCCGCGGAGCGGTGCGAGCTGTGCGCCGCACCGCTGCACGACGCGCACCGGCACCTGCTCGACCTGGAGAAGGGCGAGCTGCTGTGCGCGTGCGGGGCGTGCAGCGTCCTGTTCGACGGCCAGGCGGCGGGCGGACGCCACTACCGGCTGATCCCGGACCGGCGGCGCGAGCTGACCGGCTTCCGCCTGGACGGCCCGCTCTGGGCCGGTCTCGGCATCCCGGTCGACCTCGCCTTCTTCTCCGTCTCCGGGACGGGCGAGGTCACGGCCCGCTATCCCAGCCCGGCGGGGGCGCTGCACGCGGACGTCCACGCCGGGAGCTGGCGGCGCCTGGCCGAGGCCAACCCCTTCCTGGCGGAGCTGCGCCCGGACGTGGAGGCGCTCGTCGTGCACCGGGCGCGGGACGCGGCCGAGCACTGGATCCTCCCGATCGACGACTGCTACCGCCTCACCGCGCTGCTGCGCGAGCACTGGACGGGCTTCACCGGCGGCGAGGCGGTCTGGCATCACATCGGCGCGTTCTTCACCGAGTTGAGGACGGCCCAGGCGGCCACCGAGGAGATGAGGGGAACACGATGA
- a CDS encoding nickel-dependent hydrogenase large subunit has translation MKQGTQARGERAATQAGLVEVAFDPITRIVGNLGIYTKIDFANGRVAECRSTSSIFRGYSVFMKGKDPRDAHFITSRICGICGDNHAVCSIYAQNMAYGIKPPPLAEWIVNLGEAAEYMFDHTLFQDNLVFVDFCERMVAETNPGLLATAKNTDAPRGSVHGFRKIADIMSAFNPFEGSVYKEALQLSRITREMICLMEGRHVHPSTLYPGGVGTVATPQVFTDYLVRLTRCLDFVKRAVAMNDDIFDFFLEALPGYDQVGRRRTLLGCWGAFQNPDVCDYDYRHMSEWGRAAYVTPGVVVDGQLVTTDLVDINLGMRILLGSSYYDDWANEETFVKEDPLGNPIDQRHPWNQTTLPNPQKRDLDGGKYSWVMSPRWRHPETGDHLALDTGGGPLARLWATALAGEVDTPYVRSTGHSVQIDLPKTPGMPEVNLEWKPPQYANTIERDRARAYFIAYAAGMALHFAEKALDEVRSGRTKVFTDFDVPDEAIGCGFHEAVRGVLSHHLVIRDGKIANYHPYPPTPWNASPRDSYGTPGPYEDAVQDQPIFEENGPDDFKGIDIMRTVRSFDPCLPCGVHMYVGNGRTIEKRHSPMFGAQEGH, from the coding sequence ATGAAGCAGGGGACGCAGGCGCGAGGCGAACGGGCCGCCACGCAGGCGGGACTCGTCGAGGTGGCGTTCGACCCGATCACCCGGATCGTCGGCAACCTCGGCATCTACACCAAGATCGACTTCGCGAACGGGCGGGTGGCCGAGTGCCGGAGCACCTCGTCCATCTTCCGCGGCTACAGCGTGTTCATGAAGGGCAAGGACCCGCGCGACGCGCACTTCATCACCAGCCGGATCTGCGGCATCTGCGGCGACAACCACGCGGTCTGCTCCATCTACGCCCAGAACATGGCCTACGGGATCAAGCCGCCGCCGCTCGCCGAGTGGATCGTCAACCTCGGCGAGGCCGCCGAGTACATGTTCGACCACACGCTGTTCCAGGACAACCTGGTCTTCGTCGACTTCTGCGAGCGGATGGTCGCCGAGACGAACCCGGGCCTGCTCGCCACGGCCAAGAACACCGACGCGCCCCGCGGCTCCGTGCACGGCTTCCGCAAGATCGCCGACATCATGTCGGCGTTCAACCCGTTCGAGGGCTCGGTCTACAAGGAGGCCCTCCAGCTCAGCCGCATCACCCGCGAGATGATCTGCCTGATGGAGGGGCGCCACGTCCACCCGTCCACGCTGTACCCGGGCGGCGTGGGGACGGTCGCGACGCCGCAGGTGTTCACCGACTACCTCGTCCGGCTGACGCGCTGCCTCGACTTCGTCAAGCGGGCCGTCGCGATGAACGACGACATCTTCGACTTCTTCCTGGAGGCGCTGCCCGGCTACGACCAGGTGGGCCGGCGGCGGACGCTGCTCGGCTGCTGGGGCGCCTTCCAGAACCCGGACGTGTGCGACTACGACTACCGGCACATGTCGGAGTGGGGGCGGGCCGCCTACGTCACCCCGGGCGTCGTCGTGGACGGGCAGCTCGTCACGACGGACCTCGTCGACATCAACCTCGGCATGCGGATCCTGCTCGGCAGCTCCTACTACGACGACTGGGCCAACGAGGAGACCTTCGTCAAGGAGGACCCGCTCGGCAACCCGATCGACCAGCGGCACCCCTGGAACCAGACGACGCTGCCGAACCCGCAGAAGCGCGACCTCGACGGCGGCAAGTACAGCTGGGTGATGAGCCCGCGCTGGCGCCACCCCGAGACCGGCGACCACCTCGCGCTCGACACCGGCGGCGGGCCGCTCGCCCGGCTGTGGGCGACCGCGCTGGCCGGCGAGGTGGACACCCCGTACGTCCGCTCCACAGGGCACAGCGTGCAGATCGACCTGCCGAAGACCCCCGGCATGCCGGAGGTCAACCTGGAGTGGAAGCCGCCGCAGTACGCCAACACGATCGAGCGCGACCGGGCCCGCGCCTACTTCATCGCCTACGCGGCGGGGATGGCGCTGCACTTCGCCGAGAAGGCCCTCGACGAGGTCCGGTCCGGGCGGACGAAGGTGTTCACCGACTTCGACGTCCCGGACGAGGCGATCGGGTGCGGGTTCCACGAGGCGGTCCGCGGCGTGCTGTCGCACCACCTCGTCATCCGCGACGGCAAGATCGCCAACTACCACCCGTACCCGCCGACGCCGTGGAACGCCAGCCCGCGCGACTCCTACGGCACGCCCGGCCCGTACGAGGACGCCGTCCAGGACCAGCCGATCTTCGAGGAGAACGGCCCGGACGACTTCAAGGGCATCGACATCATGCGGACGGTCCGCAGCTTCGACCCGTGCCTGCCGTGCGGCGTGCACATGTACGTCGGCAATGGCCGGACGATCGAGAAGCGGCACTCCCCGATGTTCGGCGCGCAGGAAGGCCACTGA